The following DNA comes from Lonchura striata isolate bLonStr1 chromosome 4, bLonStr1.mat, whole genome shotgun sequence.
ggtcaaacacagactagggatggggttcccttttccccaaccagcacaccTATCctgccccctccactgtgcccatcttttccatttaggggtgttttcatccccaaaaccccctcccatgattccactggtctccctattttgcatcccagtcctagaaagGTAGTGAGGGTGGGGcggtaggtgattcccaggagcaattagctaattaacatttcagtgtcagtacttagttcgagccaagtgtcccagccaggctgttttgttcataacaaaCCCTTTCTGAATTAGGGGCTCCATGGCATCAGCTCATCTTGGTGTTGAAGAGATATGGACCCTGAGCGTTAATTCCTCTTCACCTGCACTAAAAACCTGGCTGGGTTGTGAGTTTTCTGTGTTatctggagcaggagaaggatgGGTGCTCTCAGGTGGTGCACAAGTGACATACACAGAGGTAGGAAGACAAACTCAAaactttatttctgcagttaaGTACAGAAAATCAAATGCAATCAAGGCAAGCTCCACATGGTGCATTTCCCAGCAAGTCAAAGCATCGGCGGCTCCTGcttgcagcagctccaagaACGCAGCGAGGATGGCAGCATCTGCAACAGGATGGAAGAGGAGTGTCAGGACTGAGCTGTGCCTCACCACACTGTGTATCACCCCAGTCCTCCCCCCCTCCACAAGGTCCCCAGTGACATTTCGCTTCAGGACAGGTCACTCTGGTCAACTGTCCATGGTCATTTGCCCACTGCAGCAAACTTGGTCTGGTGTCGACATGTCGGCAGGAGAGGCTCTGGGAAGTCACCTGGCTGTGTGTGATGGCAGCTTTATGGaccagcaccagcacccccagcttaCCAGAATATGCCAAGCTCCCTCCTGCGGTTGATGTCTCTCTTCATTTGGCAAACAGAGCACACGGTGCACCACAGGGTGACACAGTAGTCAGAGCAAATGGACCCCTGTTAGGGAGAAACTGGTTAGGGACAGAGGCTTCCCAGAGACCATGTTTCAGCCAAGAAAATGTTAATCACATTCTAGGTCAagtgctcttttttttctcagcaggCTGCAGCATCCAGAGTAGAAAACATTGAAACCCTAGGCTGGCAAACCACAGGCACcatggaaagaaaggaaggagccCTTTGTGCAGACTGCAGATAGCTAGTTATCTTTTGACTTCTGAGGTTCAGactgggaagaaaaatgctCACAGGAACACACAATGTGGGCAAAGTGAACTTGGGACCCTATGGTTTTGCCCTTGGGATGCCAGCAACCACCTCCTCTGCAGGAAGAAACACCCTCACGTATGCACTGTCCACCCTTCTCCCAAACCTGATTATGGATCTTTATCCGAGTGGCCAGCTTCACCTATTCTTTATTCAGCCCACAGTTATCTCAAGTCTTTCCCATCATTCAAAGCTcaaagaaagaagcagcagctgaggtaGATACGAATGGGAAGAAAAGGGGAAGTGGAAATCACTTCTGTCCTGAGCCCCTCCCTTAAGAGGGGCCTTGGGGCAGCCTGCCTTTCAGCAGGGTGATGGGGAGGCGCAGCACTCACCGGGATGTTGTATCTGGTGCGGTACAGGGTCCTCATGGCCACGCTGGTCCCACACAGGCAGCACTCGTTCATGTCCCCAGCCACTTGGCACGCCAGGCAGGGGAAGCAGAAcatcccacagcagcctggcGGGGGAAGAAACACAGCATTGGCTGAGGCTCTGCCAGCCCACCTGCAAccactggagcagctgggagagccAGGCTGTCTGGCTGCACAGTGGCACCACCAAGCCaagcagcaggggcagggaaagtGTGTCCTGGGCACTCACAGACACCACAGTCAGAGCAGCAGTCCATCAGGCCTGTTTGCCACGTGCATCTTGAGACAGAGGACACGTACTGAGGCTGGATCGTCACAACAGTTGGGacagccattcccagctcctcttcTGAAAGAGACAGGAAACAGGACACTCAGTGAAAAAACTGATTATCAGTGGGAACTGAACCTCCAACCAAACTGCTGGCTAACACCCTTCAGCAGGCCACCTTTTGCCCAGCTCCCCAGCTGCCACTGGAGGTGATAGAGCATAATCATATCTTACATTTCTATCTGTTCAAGGTTTTTGCTTTATCTGACATTTTATCCAGCCTTCAAAACAGCATCAGGCCACCGATCTTCCCCACTCCACTCCATAAAGGCTTTGCTAGTACTTAGGTATGGCTCATTTTCCttgtgctgagctgggctgggcagtgagCCCAGGCTAAAGGGAGTGACTCGGGCATTCCAGTTGTTGGACTTGGTGTATTTTACACAAGATGGATTTAGCATGGGCACAGAGCATGTGGGAAACACCTGCGGACCCATTTCCTCATAACAAAGCCAGGCTACACACAAGATAGCATAGAAAACTCGTATCTCTGGTTTCTTGACGTAGGGAgccagaaaggaagaaaatcaatGTCCAAAGTCTGAAACAATCTTCTTGCCTTTCTGTGGTTAAGCGAGCAAGTAAACCTTGAAAACCAGTAAGCCTCAGgtctaaaataataataatgatgatgatgataatagtAAGAATAGCAACAAGAACAATTCCTTTCTGCTTCTAATTCCCTAGCCAAGTAAAAAAGCATCGAGTATTTCTAGGTAACAATTCTAAGAAAGTCTGGGCTTGGGTGAGGTTCTCTGAGATAAGATAAACTGCCTGCTCACATTTGTTGAGCCTTCCTTTCTGTCAGTTGAGCTGGTTTATGTTATTTCTCAGAAACAGCAGTTCAATGAAGGCAGACCCATCCTACTGAGTGGtgagcctcctcctcctcctcctcctcctcctcctcctcctcctcctcctcttgcttCTGAGCTCAGAAGCCAGAATAGAAACTCAAATGAAGGAGTGAtgctgggggaggggaagcaCCTTCTTTCTCCATCCTTTGGGGTAACGTGTGATTCTCCAGAAATCCCACTCCTAGCTTCAGCTGGCAGCACACACCAGCCTCCAAGCCGGGCAGGGGTGCAGCTGGAGGTGGTATCAGGTGTGTGTCCACAGGGAAGTGTCTCTGCCCATCCACAGCTTCCCTCTGCCCACCAACACCAGTGCCATCCACACAAGTATTATTCACCTATTTTCTCCTCTCCTAGCCTCAAACAATAATGAAGAGTTTGAAGCATAGCTGCTCTTGCCACCAGCAGCACACCCCACTGAAGGGACAAGCAAGCACACAGAGAGACCAGGTATAAAAAGCAATCAATATCCAAGCTTCTAGTAGGGTAGCTCAGTTTAAACACAGAGTAAAGTACCAGTCGGATTCCTTCAGCACATTTATACAATTGTGTTAGCATCAGAAAGCAGTAAGCAAAGGTAAACTCTCCATAATCCAGCTTTTTAAAAGCGCCCCCCCACTTCCCCAAGTAGGATTTGCCAGATAGTTTGATTTATATTTTGTGCTAAGCAGGAACAAAAATAATCCCTACTTTGACACTATTATCCCACTCTTCCCAGGCTAACAAGTTACTAATATTTCCATACTTTTAGAGAACGAACCTGGTGAGCAGCTTTGGCCAGTGCAGACTTCCTCTCGCTGCACAAAGAGGCTCTGGCGAAGATGAAACTAAACTTACTCCCTCGGATGTTCTCATTGGCAGccagcagtaaaaaaaatacaatggGTGGGAAGTAACTTGAAGGGGGAGgtcaggagctgtgccctgACCTACAGACTTTACACGTGCAGAAcatagtaatttatttttccttttcccaggattagttttttgttttgtttggttttttttttgtttttaatgtttgcATGTTTATTGTCTTATTCCCTTAACTTTGCCCGCAtgttgttgctgctcagggaagagcagctctgaataATGTACTTTCATTGGAACAGATATTTAGGTTTTCATTTCTTAGAAAATATGGGGACGATTTCCATAATAATTAGGCTGATTCCCTAAGAACTTGTCACAGACCATGTAGCCCAGCCACTACAGTAAAATTAACTGAGCAATTACCATACACacataaatttcattttttaaaatactaatattACCGTTTCTACACTAACATGTCCCAAATACATAACCACTCATGCCCTGTGCAAGTCATGACAGTTTTGGATGTACTTCCAAATTTTGTGGAGAatctgtggcaccaggacagcaCTTCTTGTTTCCCAACAGGATGCAGATAGCATGCAGAGATCCCAGAGAAGGTCTGGGTGGCTGTTTCTCAGGAGGAAGTCAAGTTCAACGCATCCCATGGGAAGTGCTGCTGATGATATTCCCTTCTCTCTCACCCTCATGAAGAATAGGGAAAGAAGTTTGGACTAAACTTCAATATGGCAGTTTTGTCAACAGGCTGGGATTTAGGGTGCTTTAAGTGAAGGCTTTTACCAGAAGTGCTGCTGAGAAAACAGGGAGCTGTGCCTTGAAATGCTTCCCTTGGCTTGCAGCAGCTCCAAAGTTTAACTGTGTCTGCCCCTGCTTTACAATGGGGCTGCCTGGCCACTCTCTGGCTGCATCATACACAATTGGTGTTCTTTGCAAGAACATTGCAATAGGCCATTGAAAACTGAGGTTTGCAAAAAATTGTAGATCAGCAGTTTTTCCCTAGAGAAGACATCCCACCAGCTGGCTGGATGAGGCTCATGGCCTAGGTGTCTGCTGGGGAGTAGGGAAACAAGAAGCTGAAATGCAGTCAGGTTTTTTAGGTGGTAAGAAGGAAAGGCTCCAGAGAGACCTCAGAGCATCTCCCAGTACCTAAAGGGAGCTAcaaaagagctggagagggacttttcacaagggcatgtagtgacagggcaAGGGGGAATTGCTTTGAACTGGAGCAAGATAGGTTTAGTCTATATTAcacagaaattcttcactgttaggatggtgaggcactggaacaggttgtccagcaaagctgtggatgccccgtccctggaagtgttcaaggccaggttggatggggctttgagtaatgtggtctagtggaaagcatccctgcccatagcaTGGGGCTTGAAACTAGacgatctttaaagtcccttccaaaccaagtcattccatttttatttttaagaagacAATGGAAAAATTCCACTGAAATCAATACTCACAAATTAAACATATACTACAGTAAATGTAATAATGATGAAGATTCAGGagcagagatttttaaaaaatctcccttaacacctttttcctttctctgcaaAGAACAAAGTACAGATTACACAGTAGACCACTGTATTTTATGGAGCAGCTACAACCAGAAACTCATTTATTCCAGTTTGGGCCACTCACatgtgttataaatgaaaatctgtccagccaaattaaaatgaaaaaaataaaatatttatttgcaatcaaattctacctagccagccacaaggaaagaacagagccaagCCTGGGaatcggccctgggtgtgcaacaaggagtcagcctcagcagaggttttcctctatgcccacccctccatcctggcacaaacgggttttatagggaaaattccacctgaggccaagatttcggccagcagtcttttcttccattcagagtccataggttaataagattttcttttttggtgctGAAGAAGAACAGTTCAGTGTCTGggagttgttgaatcccttgatgaagtttacggaacgctgcattcacatgtatctgccTGAgaatttccatgatatccatctcaggTCGTTTAGCGATGATCAGCGCCTGGGCTCCTGGcaagccacatccttttacttgtaaatcggGTTCTAATATACACCAGGTCTCGACTTTGAGGGTGGGGGgactcctaatacaaacgtgtatactccaacaaatattcaatatcacatatatcatactagaaatggcacaaattatatctactacacataacacACGTAAATGTTTGAGCCTGTTCTCTGTACCACTTAAAACAAGTCCAACCTGCAACTTCAAACATGACCACAAATGAGCAAAGCTGCTTTCCCCAGCATGCTGCCTTGTGCTATTTACACAAACTAAGGTGTTTTCAGTGGTGAGAGGTGTGTTCATTCACAGAGGGTCCATGAATCCCATTGGTGTGCAGGTCAGGGTTCTCTCCAAAGCTCTGGTCCCACCAGTCCTTTCCAGAGACAGAGTAACAGTCTCAGGGTTTGTTTCAGACATGGAAAACGTCTTCTGCACAAGAAACTTCACCTTTTTTCTAGATGTCTCCACAGCTTCAATGGAAGAACATGTTACCCACAAACCTTGCTTCCTTCCCACAGCCTGAAATGGCTCAGGCAAAAGGGAAATTCCTGCAATGATAAAAGCTGCAGAAGAATGGAGCTGAGTAAGGCAAGGGAAAGTTTTTTCAGCCCTTAGAAATATAGCTGAGGGTCCAATGCATATCTCACCAACACAAGCCACTGCAGTTGGTACAAGCAGAGAGCTGCTTCCATGTCTGCACATCCTTCatctctcccctgccagggATACTGCACACAGTGGAGAGGGTCTGCTTGGGTGGCTGATCAGACAGGAAATGATGCTATGGCTGGGAGTGTGCAGTGCCCTCTGGGCAAGGGGCCTGAACCCCTGTCCACAGGCACCCAAACATAAAGTCCAGCATACTGTGAAGAGCTCACAGCCAGGGCCAAAGGATAGCACCAGTTTCCCAGCAGGTCTTAGCCACAGCTGCTCAGACCTAAAAGTGGTTTCAAATCCCTCTGCAATGGCATGCTAGCGCTAGCAATGGTTTGTCACAGGATGTTTCACACGTCTTCTGCTTCCTGTGACTTGCTACCTTTCATGCTTTCAGTGGTGCCACTCTTTCTCCAGGTCACTCATTACAGGATAATGCCCTGTGGGAATCAAGCTTTACCTCAGAAGCTCACAAGGTAAAAAACaactaaataaaaaatcaacaaataaaCCCTCGTTATAAACAGGCCAGTCCAACTAACACATTTTGTGGTCTGCTGCTTCATTAACTGCCTAACTCAAAAACTCACTGAGTTGCACCTACACACAAGCAGAACTACTAGAAGGTGCAAGTGCAGATCTTCCTGTATCCATCCCCATCACCATAAAATGGTGGGAAGCAGGAGAACCTCAGCAGTTCAACTGCTCTTGGGTCAGCTCCAGAGACTTTCTGGAGTAAGCTGACCCATGGAAAATTTCCAGCTTGGACATGTGCTCTGTGCCTTTTCTATGGCAGTTTTATCCAAAGCTGACAGCTTCTTCCAGAGCAATGCAGGGTATGACAGATCTTCCATTctgctgtcccctgtgtgtccctgtttTAACACCTGAGCAGGAGCTAAGTGAACAGCGACACAGGATGCACCACGAAGTTAATCCAGAATTAACCAAGGTATTGGACAGAAGGACTTCCAAAACAATTTGCAACAGTATTTGATGggtgaaaagtattttttttaatgtattgatGTTACTTAGCAGAATAAGTTGTACTGTGGATTAGAAAGGGCCTTTACAACTTAATAATAATGATGTTTTTGAAGACAGATGAGAGAAGGTATTGAAAGAGTTCAACCAGGAGAGATGATGTGCAAGATGGGGAAGCTGTATGGCTCCATACCTGCTGCATGTTCATAACCCCAAGTCCTCTTTGGAGGAGAGCTTTGCTTCTCCATGTGTCTCATGACCCAACATTGTTCACCCTGATGGAAGAGTAGGTTATAACCTCTGATGGAAGCTCCCCAGCTGTTTTCTGACTTAATGTGGCATAAATAAGTCAGCACTGAACAGCTTGAATTCTTGAAGGCAATTTTTTGCCTCTCACTTCCCCTCCTGCCACTGATTTTTCAAGCAAAGCCCGAAGACAGCAGACACAGCACTCACTGCCTTTGCACCTGCCCCATGTGGATGGCTTCCCTGTGTGCATGTCCCAAGATCTCAGAGGACCCCTGGCAGCACAGCATCTCATGGCTGGGCTGAGACACGGGAAGGAGTGACAGAACACTTCCCCCATCTTACCCAGCACATGAGAAAAAACCCACTAGCAGTGGTCCTGCTGTGGAGAGTGCATTCATCAGATAAACACACAAGAAGGAAGAAACTCTGTAGGTGCCAGAGTCCTGCCTGGGGTTGAGCAATCAAAAGTTTATCACCCGCCACCTGGGAGAGGAGGCATGCACTGCACACCAGACCTTCTGCCTGCCCTTTACCTAGCCAAGAGCAACCTCAGCCCCACCAGTTCCAGGGACAATCTGTGCCTACACGGCCTTGGCTTTCTGCCCAGGGTTTTCCTCccagggaggagggaggcaggAAACTCCTACCCCTCATCTAACAGATACAGTCAAAGTAACGCTTAACTATGATCTGCCAAATCCTTCTTTTACTGCCTTGCTGCACCCACTGTGTAGCGTCATGAACGTGGAAGTGCAGGGGAAAAATGGATCATGCCAACTCTAAGCAAATAAATTCAAGGTGCCTTCCAGCAAATGCTTAAAAGCACAATAATAATGCATGTTACAGTGTACATGAAGTCTgtgttttcctccattttcctctcaagtacttttattttcatttatatataTTCCCTGAAAAAGTGAGTAATAGCACGACAGAATTCGGGGGAAATAAGCTCTGATGGAGCTGAAAAGCACACAGGTTTTTCTACTAAGCAGCCACCTAAGTGGTGTGGTTTCCCAATGTTGAAGTGAACACTGAACAGTGGTTTCACCAGTGTTGAAGTTTCTTCCCAAAGCAGTCCCCTGGTGTTATGTATGTGCTGCTGCTTGCGAGGTTGAGCATTGAACAGCGATAACctaaacagaaaattattccCCTCCAATATCAAATCACAGAAAAACATTTAtgttggaaaatacctctaagatcattgaatCCAACCATTAATGCAGCACTGCAATGTTCaccaccatgtccccaggtgccacaacCTCACaccttttgaacacttccagggatggtgattccaccatttgcctgggcagcctgctcccATGTGTGACCACCATTTCAGCAAAGGGATttatatccagtctaaacctcccctggtgtaACTTGAGACTGTTTCCTCTCCTGTCACTTGTAACCTGGGAGACGAGACCACGTCCCACCTAGTCACAAggtcctttcagggagttgtagaaaGTGAGATAATTTACATTCAGAGCTGAACTCTCTGAACACTTTGACATcagtgcagggaaaaaaataaggtcCTGTGGGATGGGCAGGGCACCACTTTCCCCAACTGCCCTTACAACCTGTTACAGGATTGGTTCTGTTCTTTACGCACTTGATAAAACTTATTTAATATTaggtatattttatttaattttgtattagGTGTATTTCCTTGTTACTATACCTGTCACAGACAAGAAGCTCTGCAATTTGGAGGAACTGTTTTGCAGGCACAAGAAGTCAGGAGTGgctttggattttgttttccattacGATGGGAATTTCCACCCCAGAAATTACAGCTATATTGTTAGAAGCATTGAACTTGGCATAAACACTGttcttttgttgttggttttggttttgtttcttttaagtGTATTGGGCCTCTTTTTGCTTTATTCAGACAAAATCATTTCTGTACAGCTGCCTGGAAGACATAGTTTTTGatggtttttttaaacaccaCCATCCATCcaaagaaaaatgctgtaaaaCCAATgaaacttttttccatttcctttgtaATTCTGGTACTGCATCTAGCACACTGCATTAAAGTTTGCTCTGGCCTTCTGCCTCCATCACAAAATGCAGGGAGGCGTTGCAGGAAAAGCAACATCACCTCTTCAGTGTATCAGGAGCCTTCAGCTAGTACCTAAACTTCTCATTATCCATGGCCAGCTAAGATGCACATTTTTTCTCGGCAGCTTTCTTTTGAAGCTCAGAGCCTCTCCTGGAATTTGCACTGTGAAGTGTTTAGCAATCAATTAATGGCCCTCTCCTAGCTTTTGCCAAAGTGGAAGTAGAAAAGGAGTGCCTTTTTTTACCAAGTCATGTCACCAATGGCTGGCGAGATGCCCGACCTACTGTCACCATGGTGTTTGCCAGTCTCCCTGGCAGCCAGGTCTGCTGCACAGACACTCCAGGTGtttgcacagcacagctcctgcagcatgAACTCGGGAATACAGGGAGGGAAAACCCTGACCCCTCCCATTAACAGCACTGTATTTACCAAGAAATACTAATAGCAGAACCCAGGCAGAGTCTGCCTTGGCTGACCTTCCTCTGATGAGtcttctccctgggaaaggacAGTGTGAGAACTCCCGTGTGCCACTGTAGGAAACAGGCTTCTAAGGCAAAGATCCAGCCACCCTGCAGGTTTCCAATGCCTGACAACCTCTCCCTTTATCCCTGCAGGAGTAGCACCCTTACCTCTACAGGGCTAATCCTGGACAAAGAGCTGGTGTTGCTTTGATACACCCTTCTACAAAGCGCAACACACAGGCAAGGGTTTCTGTTTCCCTGAGCAACTGGCAGTGATTTAGTTTGCCAGTGTTAGGGACATTTGACCTTTCTGCTGCCGGAAAAAAGCATTTGTCATCTCAACATCCTGTGGAAATACTTGGAAAAGGAGGTGAGGGAGAAAGGCAATGATAGTGGAGAAGAAACTTCCAGAGGATGTTGTTTTTGTTCTGCAAAAGCACACTAATAAAAAGCTGATGCTTAGAGACAGGAGTATTTGAAAACTTTTTAAGAAACTGTATCCAATTACAGCAGAGAGCATCTTAGTGAAGATTTGGAATAGAACACCTTGGAAATGAAGGGAGGAGATGTACATATATATGCCAATAGATGCAAACAGGAAGGTTTTAGCCAGGAAGCAGCTCGGCCTTTATCTCTTttgcactttaaaaatcattcATTTCTGTGTATTAATCATGCTTGTGCAACTAACATCCTTGGCAGCCTTTACCTCTTCTGcactttcaaaattatttatttccttgtgTTAATCATAAAATTTTCATGAATTTAATATCCTCAGTATTACAGCCTGGAACCTAAatctttctgtttttcaggCAATAAACCTAAAATACAGTTATGTCTTATCTgtgtaaaatgaaattaagattAATTTGGACAACTCTCACAGAAAACATGAAGTGATTTTCAAGTTCTGGACATGAGGACTGTTTTGGAAACTTTAATTAATATTGTATTTAGCAAgatctttttcctcttctcattTTAAGACAAACACTTGTGACAAGCAGTCATCAGACAACGGTCACCAGAAGGTTCAAAAGCATGACAAAATATGAGTTCTTCCCAAATCTGAGCTACTTAAAGATACTTTAGTATGTTAAAAGAGCAACCACCTCACTAAAGTAACATTACTGAAACTGATGCATACTAGTTACAAGACTTTTTAATTACTAGTAAATGGCTAATTAACAAAGTTCAACTTCAAGTTGGATGCATCAAATTCTCCCTCTACAAAATGCAGCTATGCCACAAAACTCATCAAAACCTTAAACTGCTTTTCTAAAACTTAATACTTTCTCCATCCCAGAAATACAAACCATATTTAAGAACAACTTCTGTGTAAGGGCCATTTAGTTAGCCTGCACTTGCTATATTTACAGTTTCTAGGCATTCTCCTAGAAACAAGTTTTTCCAGTAAGACAACAAATAAGACTGATAGGCATAAGTCTAAAcaagcagaattaaaaaaaaaaaaaaaaaaaaaaaaagtgtcaacAGTTTGTGTGATGAATTTGCAGCCCAGGGTCAACCACTGCTCACACACACTTGGCAACAGCTCTGGACTActctatttttgttttcaatccTTTGTGTTCAAAGCACTCTTGACAAACAAGCTCAGCTCACTTTGTGCAGGCAACTTTGCAGAAGCCTGTCCTTTTCACATGGAAAGCACCTGCTGCAGCAGTCGCAGCAAGAGCACAAAATCTTCTTAAATACTTCTCTACTGACTCCTTATTGTGGACCTCGCACACTCGGAGTCCTGATTTTTCCTAGACATCCCAGAAGAAAAACAGTTATTGCAACCCCTCCATGAAGCAAGCTCCAACACAAACTGAAAATTACCTTTGTAATAAATCAGACCATCAAGCATGTACAGCCAGATTTTATTTACATCCAGGAGTTATTCTGCATTTTTACCTGTGCTATCACTAACAGACATCTGCTTCATATAAAATCTTGGGTTCACAGTCTCCAGAAGCGAGACAGAAATTTGCTGCTACTACACAGGACCAGCACAGCTTTTAGGAGCTTCTGTGCAGACTGAAGTTATTCCCAGATAACCA
Coding sequences within:
- the LOC110468523 gene encoding placenta-specific gene 8 protein isoform X1, with protein sequence MAVPTVVTIQPQYVSSVSRCTWQTGLMDCCSDCGVCCCGMFCFPCLACQVAGDMNECCLCGTSVAMRTLYRTRYNIPGSICSDYCVTLWCTVCSVCQMKRDINRRRELGIFW
- the LOC110468523 gene encoding placenta-specific gene 8 protein isoform X2, whose product is MAVPTVVTIQPQYVSSVSRCTWQTGLMDCCSDCGVCCCGMFCFPCLACQVAGDMNECCLCGTSVAMRTLYRTRYNIPGSICSDYCVTLWCTVCSVCQMKRDINRRRELGIF